ttgttgttggtcaatatattattatttaaatttctattttattatttttaaaaatattattattaaaattaagttaattatttaattatggttactataaaatcaaaagaagaataaattcagtatggaaaaaaatttaataaccgaatatattatatttacttttataaaaattgttaactattaatattaattgtaaataaaaaattgatataactataataaatttactaatatgtacattgacgagttacgttacgagccacgtgcatagcacgtaatgcaaaattagtataattaaaaaCTCTAATCACGGATTTCGCCTATTTAAAAGTTAAACGGAAATAATCCATTATATATGGAAATTCTCATGGTAAAGGAAATAGGGTGGAATTTTCACCATCAATGTAATGAAAATAGGGATAGGGATTTTTTCCCCCATCAACTATTTACGTTAGCATGAATAATAGTAAAATACAAATTTGTTAGAAGaaggtttattttattatctttaacaATGTCAAATACCAATTTGAAGCATAAAATcattaaagttaaaattaataattgagcCAAATTTGAGGGTTCATTATACACTTAGTCTAAATATTATATCAATCCATTGAGCGatgaaatcaaaaaaatcaaattactgCGTAACGTTATCCCCACAAGCTTGGAGAGTCTCATTCTAAATCGTTTACTTtccaattataataaaaaggaaaattatTTGACTGattgttttgctttgttttgttaCTCACTACATTGTAGTTTTTGATTGGACCGGCTTTATTTTTTGTAACAGTCTGaaaaaatgttttttcttttgtaatttggTCATGGATGCTTCCATTCCAGTACCTGAGgaatatttgtaaataattcAAGCGATAAGTCATAAAAATTCCTTTTGGTTTACTTACCCAAACAAAaaggaaaattattattttaacattgacttatttttatataaaatgcaGGTTATTTCATGTTATTTACATATGATTATAAAGCCTCTCTTCTTCAAGTTTCATATGCATGCAAAAACAACTTCTCTAAACTCATTTCCATTAAATCAACATTTTCCGTGTTGGAAACGTGCCGCAAACTTGACGTTTTGGGCggaacttcatttttaacatggAAAATTCTAAAATAACACTATTTCGATGTGTTTGTGTTTAAGTATTTTGTTTTCTGTATCTGTATCCGTGCTATATGATGAAGGGGTTCTGGCTTGAGCGCTTAGGTTCAGCCATGAGGACTATAATAGCCTGCACCATTATTGGATGGACCACCCTCTATGGTCCAAAACCAATGAACCATTTCCTAGCATACCCAGCTTTTTCTTATTTAACAACAATCCTAATTGTTTCTGATGCCACACTTGGTGACTCTCTTAGAGGTATTTGCTTTGCTTTTTATGCTACCATTCAAGTAATGATCCTTTCAATTCTCACCTTATGGCTGATCGGACCGGCCAAGTTCAACAGTGGTCTCGCTGCCGTCGCGGTGGCTGCAACATCCTTTGCGGTGGCGTTGCCGAAGTCGACACCATTGTTAGCTAAAAGGATTGCATTTGGTCAAATTGTGATAGTGTATGTAGGAACAGTTAATTATGGTGCAGGAACTGGAATAGTTATGCACCCACTTCATGTGGCTTCAAGTACTGCCTTGGGGGCTTTTGCTGCTGTTTTGGCTATGCTGCTTCCATTTCCTAAACTAGCTTATTTTCAGGTAATTAACTTGACCATACATATTATTAAGTGTGTGCACTCGGTTTGAATTGAACTGAATCACAATCTCGAGTTTATTTTTCAGCTTAGCGAACGGATTTTATAAGATTTAACAGAAAAATCGAACTGAACTAAACAAAATTTGCTTAGGTTTCCAGTAATGTCAAATTTTTTCAATTCAGTTCGTGCAAAATGaagtgaacttttttttttataaaaccaaatcgaactgaaaaactaatttttgtattatttcaaaccaaaccgaatttgataaaaatttgattaagttattcaatttggttttatttgtaCACACCTCTTTGCACGTGTATGTAGAGTCATAATCTTTTACGAAGCTCACAGCATCTACAATGTATTGCTATTATTTATGCTAAATTGAACATGAAGAAGTAATAAAATGTTGTTTTTAGTATAACATTCTAATTTTACCTCCAATGCAAAAGAAATGTTATAATtacttattataataattatatattaatttgtgtattgttttgtaaaaactatttaattatatgtttaataatattttaatataaattttatttttttatttaatataataatgagtttttttaaataattgttaagagaatcgatgaattatataaaaataaattattttataaataattaaataatatgttGGTGGAtggtatattattaaaaaaattaattaatcgaGATTGTAAAAAGAAGTAtagaattaataataaaatgataaataatgtGTAAAAGAAATAATAGTAAAAAGATCGTAATTGGTTGTTGATATGCTATAGTTGATACTAAATTTAATGTAGCAAATGTTAAATTCAACACCAAATCTGCATGGAGACGAATTTTAAGACTCAATGCTTTTTTTAGAGAGGAATTTTAAGACTCAATGCTAAATTATAGTATTAGCATAGTAATTTAACATTGCATTGTGGATGTTTTCACTCATCTTTGATATGTCACTTGTGTCAATAATTTCATACGCTAGTTAGCAAGAAATTCTCACAATCCAAGTTGCCCCATTTTTTACTTGTTAGTAGGAGTGTACATTCAGTTCTAATTGAACCGAAtcgaataaaaatttaaattttttaaatctaaaattgagATTTCTATTTTTtgtcaaaccaaaccaaatcaaatcttaaatttttgaatcaaatcaaattgaaccatTCATTTCGGTTTAATTTTGCAGTTCATTtcgcaaaaaaatccaaaatttaatgaactaaaaataaaataaaaacaaaccaaatgtattgattcaattcaatttgattcattttttccACAATCCCTACTTGTCATGCAAGTGATTGCTAGGATAACGGCATATGTGTGTACGGCAACTTAGATTACATGCATTAGTTCTTCCAATGATGGTCCTTCATTGATTTAATTCACTGTAAAGAATATCACttataaaattcaaacatgACCTTAATGTCTAAAGGAATAAATACTACTCCAGATGGGTTGAAAGTAGTAGAATATCTAATTCATAATGATGCCCTGGTATCTAATTAAATGCTCAAATAATTGAACTATTGGGCGCATGTATATATAAGGAAAGAATATGATCTTGATGAATCCAATACTTTGGGTACATTTTGCATATTATTGCTATGTTTTGTCATAGTATCAACTTTCAAAATTCTTCAGGTGtactttatttctttttttccaTTTAAGCAAGGACAAGGGTAAAAATATAAGGATCTTTTTCCTCTTAAATTTCCAACTTCTAGTTGCCAAGAAAGTGAATAACTACATAACCCAGCATACAATAATACTAGAGACAAATTTTAAAGGTGCACCTGAATAATTAGACAAATTGTCCGTGTTTAAGCGCACTAATTAACAATAACAATAAGAAAATCAGATTCATATTAAGATGTGTCCACGAATTTCACTCAACTCATCTTAGCAAAGCATTGTATCCAAGAATAAGCTGGTTCTTGAAGCGATTAGAAAAATTTAACATCTACTAAATGCAGGTCAGAAAAGCAAGCAGATTATATGTTGAGAATGCTTCAGAAAGATTAAATCTCTTGATAGACGCTTTCACTGCCCAAGACAACGAAGCTGCAAGTGACTCGATTTCTATAGCAAAGTTCTTAGCCACAAAAGGAATCAAGCATCTTCAAAAGATTAAAGATGCTGAAGTGAGCATTATCTATATGTACTAATTTGTCTACTTAAGCTTGCTTAAAATTGAAGGTTTGCTAACTAATGCCCCACTTATATTAACAGGGATGTATTGTCTGGGAGAAGCCTAAGCTCGGGTTCTTGAAATCTAACTGCACGGAACCAAGAGTAGTTTTTCAAGATCAAGAAATGATGATAAAAGGGATGGAAATAGCTCTGACTTCTTCGCATGTGTTTCCTGTCTACTTGATCAATGAGGAGCTTAGAGAAGCATTAATGAGTATGAAAGGTAAAATCAGCCTAAACCTAAAGCTAGCAAAATGTTTGGTGCCTTTTAATGCTACAACAGTTTCAGAAAGAAAGGAAATTATAGACAAACTCCTCTCAGCTACCAGGAATATCGCCACAACCCACGAGGAACTGCCAGCATTTTTCTTCTTGTATTGTGTACAACTTCTTCACGGGGAATTGGCAATAGTTCGACATCCAGAATCTATCAATACACGGAACATAAGTTGTGAATGTataaaagatgaagaaaaggGTAATCTTAGAAGAACTTGGACTGGCATGATATTGAAACTAATCTGGAAAAGATGGACTTTCGCAATTAAGTGTTCACTTTCTTTGGGTTTTGCCGTACTATTTGGTCTGATATTCAACAAAGAAAATGGCTATTGGTCAGGATTAACCATTGCCATCAGCTTTGTAACAGGACGACAAGCTACATTTACATTAGCAAATGCTAGAGCACAAGCAACAGCTATGGGATCAGTATACGGAATCTTGTGTTCTTTcattcttcaaaaaaatttgGACTTCAGGGTTGTGTTCCTTCTCCCTTGGATCATTTTCACTAGCTTTCTAAGACATAGCAGAATGTATGGCCAAGCTGGTGGAATTTCAGCTGTCATAGGGGCATTATTAATCTTGGGAAGGAAAAATTACAGCTCTCCAAGTGAATTTGCAATTGCAAGAATCACAGAGGCCTGTATTGGCCTAATCTGCTTTGTCATGGTAGAGATTCTATTTCAACCAGCAAGAGCAGCTACTCTAGCAAAAACCCAACTTACTTGTTGTCTAAAAGCACTCCAATATTGCATTCGGGATATTGTTCATTTTGCAGGCAGCAAGAGCATGTGCACGTCAGTTCCTCCAGCTTTGCGAGGAAAGCTGAAGAAGCTGAAATTCCACATCAGCCGAATGGAGAAATTCTTCGCTGAGGCTGCATTAGAGCCTAATTTTTGGTTCTTGCCTTTTCAAACTTCAAGTTATGAAAAGCTCCTCAGATCTTTACAAAAGATGCAGGATCTCTTACTATATGCAGCAGACACTGTTGAAATTCTCTCAGAACTAGCAGAGAAGCTAGAGCTAAATTGGAAGGAGCTAGGAGAACATCTTAAAGATGATTTAGATCATTTTCAGGCAAAAGCTTACACTTCGCTAAGATGCCCTCAAGAGGTGATTTATTTCAAGTCCCTTGCAGTACTAGAAAACAAGTGGCAGAAGAAAACCATGACTCAAGACATTGAATCTGGAAAACAGCAAAATAGGGACGCATCTAGAAATCAGGGTCCAGATGAAGATGAAGTTTCAAAAGTTGTGAGTTCTCTACTCATAAATTCAACACAAGTAGTTACTAGGATCAATGCCTCCGAGGGTGAGCAAAAACATAAAAGTCAGATGATTCTTTGCTTAAGTGGCTTCCAGTTCTGCATCAGTAATTTGCTGAAAGAGACAACGGAAGTCGAGAAAGAGCTAAAAGAACTACTTATAATGGAGAATCCTAAAATGCATATTCATTTATATGAAATTTCAAGTAAAATAACTGCTATGCGTACAAAATAAACCAGTTCCCTCCAACCACATAACCAATTTGTACACAATAATCACGCAAAAGAGTGTTACTACTGTTATCAATATTTGAGAGGGATTCACGCAACATAGTTAAGACATTACACACAATCAAAGTTTCTCTATCAAATGTTTGCAAAAATATCCGCCTCATCAGGCTGCAAGACAAAAGATTGCCAACATATAGATTGTCACTTCAATTACTACAATAAGATTAAAACATAGATCCTCACATTCTAACACTGCCACAAAGATCGCAAAAAATGACACGCGAAGCAATCTAAAAAGATATACGAAAAACACCAGCAAAATTTACGCATTCAAAGGAGCTAACATAATAATGATCAActcatatatttattaattaaaaaaaactaatccgCGGAGCTAAAACAAATCAATGGTCTAACAAAGAAACAATAAAGGAGGCAAAGAAACCCTAATTGCCTTCGTATTTAGGATCAGCCATAACAAAATGATAAGCTATTACCAGTACAAAGATAAAGATGCCAAGAAAATTGGCGAAGAAACCCAGGTCTTGATCATCAAACATCTGGATCACATTATCAAAATTCAGATGAAAATAATAAGTATTTACTCGTAGAAGATTACTAAAGAGAGATGCAATTATATAAACCCTAAATTAACCATGGTATAACTCTGTTAGAGATCGAAAAAATTACGATGGCGAGAAGGGAATGCTGGAAGAATATTGCGGAATTGCTTCTCTCACCGAGCTGCTGCTTTTGGGGAAGACAACACAGCAAAAAGGTCACGACTGATGCGCAAATTTGGAAGATAACGTCgtcgtttagatttttttttttttttttttttttgccggagATAACAATATATAGAAATATAGAAGAATGACCATCCCATAAAGGAAATGAACCATtctttaaacaattaataatatgtGGACTTTATAGCTACTATATGAGCCATCCAAATACACATCCATTTAACAAATTTAGATAAACCaatgtttaattaatttgttaaacaaACGGTAGAAcgataaaataaaatgacaatatTAAAGATGACCAAGACACGTACCAGTGGTAGAAATGATATGATACTATAGTAGTACCTTGTGAGTTTATTGCACCATGTAATAGCGTAAATTGAAAAACTATCCATAAAAAGTTCCCCACCATAGCATAcctgtttattttttaaataaaataatagtttagtgTAATCATACCTGATGCTGGAAGAGACTTCCCGATTTATCTACCGAAAATAGGAGTTAGAGGGGCCGATTGGAAGGCCCCtcttatgaaaaaataaaacactcTACATAATAATAAATCAACTATGTGATGTAGTCACCCACAAAGGGGAAAGAAATATCCAAACGGGGATGAAATTTTCATGATTTGTGATTACGCTTATGTATTACTCCACACAAAATTTATTCATATTagttcttaaaaataaaaatttaagaatatcaCGAtctttctaaataaatttattatgtaaaatattatgatcaaaatatatatatatatatatatatatatatatatatatatatttgtcaaAATAAGAATTATATTGATATGTAAAAATAGAAATACATAATGTTTCTCAGTAATGGT
This region of Mercurialis annua linkage group LG1-X, ddMerAnnu1.2, whole genome shotgun sequence genomic DNA includes:
- the LOC126674573 gene encoding uncharacterized protein LOC126674573, with protein sequence MMKGFWLERLGSAMRTIIACTIIGWTTLYGPKPMNHFLAYPAFSYLTTILIVSDATLGDSLRGICFAFYATIQVMILSILTLWLIGPAKFNSGLAAVAVAATSFAVALPKSTPLLAKRIAFGQIVIVYVGTVNYGAGTGIVMHPLHVASSTALGAFAAVLAMLLPFPKLAYFQVRKASRLYVENASERLNLLIDAFTAQDNEAASDSISIAKFLATKGIKHLQKIKDAEGCIVWEKPKLGFLKSNCTEPRVVFQDQEMMIKGMEIALTSSHVFPVYLINEELREALMSMKGKISLNLKLAKCLVPFNATTVSERKEIIDKLLSATRNIATTHEELPAFFFLYCVQLLHGELAIVRHPESINTRNISCECIKDEEKGNLRRTWTGMILKLIWKRWTFAIKCSLSLGFAVLFGLIFNKENGYWSGLTIAISFVTGRQATFTLANARAQATAMGSVYGILCSFILQKNLDFRVVFLLPWIIFTSFLRHSRMYGQAGGISAVIGALLILGRKNYSSPSEFAIARITEACIGLICFVMVEILFQPARAATLAKTQLTCCLKALQYCIRDIVHFAGSKSMCTSVPPALRGKLKKLKFHISRMEKFFAEAALEPNFWFLPFQTSSYEKLLRSLQKMQDLLLYAADTVEILSELAEKLELNWKELGEHLKDDLDHFQAKAYTSLRCPQEVIYFKSLAVLENKWQKKTMTQDIESGKQQNRDASRNQGPDEDEVSKVVSSLLINSTQVVTRINASEGEQKHKSQMILCLSGFQFCISNLLKETTEVEKELKELLIMENPKMHIHLYEISSKITAMRTK
- the LOC126674584 gene encoding dolichyl-diphosphooligosaccharide--protein glycosyltransferase subunit 4A, producing MFDDQDLGFFANFLGIFIFVLVIAYHFVMADPKYEGN